The following DNA comes from Trichocoleus sp. FACHB-46.
TGCCGGAAGGGTTGCGGTGAATAAGAATGTTGAGTGCTTGGTTTAAAGCTTAAGTAAGACGGGCTGAGAAGGCATTCGTTCTACCCACAAATCGCATAGTGGTAAGTGCGTAAGGGTGATTGTGGGAAAGTGCAACTTAAAGGGTTAATGCCACCTTCTAGGTGATTGTCTACCGGAGTCATTATTTGTGGTCTCAGGCGATCGCAAATTCAGTAACTAGCCGCGTTGCCGTGGGTGAAAAGCGAAACTGAGGCTTGTATTAATAAGCAGTTGTAGCGATGATGTTAGCCCTCAAGTGCACGATCGCCTGTGATGAAATGCAAGATGAAAAGATGACAGAATATGATGCCATCTTTTGCCGCTGTGCAGAGCAGTGTAAGGCGATCGGCCTCATGTCTACCGCTTACTTCCGCCGAGCCAATCTTGAAGTTGGGCAGGTGTCTTAATTAATCGGGTGTCGTTGGAGATCAAAAGCCACCGCCTGCGCCACCCCCGCCACTGCTACCGCCACCAAAGCCACCCCCCCCGCCACTGCTACTGCTGCCACCACTACAACCGCCAAACCCTCCACCGCTATAGCCGCCGCTATGGCTGCTACTTGTAAAAGACCAGATTGGGCGTTGTTTAGATCGCTTGTTTCCCCCCCCGCCACTGTTGGAATCATCGTCATCATGATTGCGAATGAGCGCAGCAACGCATAAGGCAGCAAACAATAGAAATCCTCCCCATCCTAAAAAGTTGAATAAGTCACGGGTGAAGTCTGATACCTCTGTAGCTGAGTTGGAAGATACCTCGTCCACGGAACTGGGGCTAACTGCTGTATTCATGGCAGATGTCTGTACAGCTGTGGTGTTTAGTGATGTATTGGCGGTGGGGCTGGAAGAACTAACACTGTAAATCACGGGGGCTAAATCTTGGGTCACCGCTTGAATTCCTGCTAAAGTGCCGCCATCAAAATCACCTTGCTTCAAGCGGGGAACAATTTGCTGATCAATAATCTGCCCCACCTGAGCATCCGGTAAATGCTCCTCAATGCCATAGCCTGTCTCGATCTCGACACGGCGATCGCCTAGGGAAATGAGAAACAAAACGCCATTATTATGCGCCGCCTTACCAATTCCCCAATAGTTAAACAACTTTGTGGCAAACTGTTTGGGCGTTGCAGAAGGTGCAGTATCTGGAACTGTGACCACAGCAATTTCACTGCCATTTTTTGCTTCCAATTCCGAAATCTTTTGATTCAGGTTGGCTTCTGTTGCAGGGCTGAGGATATTTGCCGTATCGGTCACCCATCCCCCATTCACCTGCCGAGGGTTGGGCACTTGCTCAACTGAAACAGCGAGGCTCACAGTTGGGATACTGACAATGGCAACCGTTGCTAAGCTTAGGCCAATCGTGGATTGAAATCGCGTTACTGTAAAAGTCATACTATTTATTTCCTAGCGAAATTTCACATCAAGTTCCGCCCAGAGAGCGAGAGTCAAGAGAGCTGAAAACAGCGGCAGGCATTTCCTTGCATTTTTCTCGCGACACTCTAAACTGGAGTTGTTATTGCATCCAGATTAAGGGGAGCAGTCGTTAGGAACGCTCTAATCACCGTTAGGAATTTGGTTAGGATTAATGGTTAGAAATTGCAGTCCAGCAGCGAATCATGGTGTTGATCCCAGATCCATTTGATCAGGCCGTAACCACTTGGAATCTTGATAAACTGTATCCAGACTTGGCTACTGCTAAACGGGAGATTGCCCCTCATAAGAAACTGGGATTGACCGAGGTTGAGAAGTTGCATCTGCGAGGGCTACTTTGTGGCTACAGTCCAGCAGAGATCGCAACACAATTAGTGAAGACAGCCAAAACTGTAGAAGTTGATCTGTGTAATACTTTGTACCGTTACGTAGAAGCTTTAACGGGGAGAGCCACAAATACGGTTGAGAGTTGGAGAGAGATCACAACTTGGCTAGAGGCAGCAGGCTATAAAACTTCTACACTAGAGGGTGAGGTGCAACCCACTTCGAGTTGGGGGGAAGCACCCGATATCTCTGTGTTCTATGGGCGACAAGAAGAACTCGCGACTTTAGAGCAATGGATTGTGGGCGATCGCTGTCGTATCGTCACTTTGTTGGGCATGGGCGGAATTGGTAAAACGAGCTTAGCGGCTAAACTGGCTCACCAAATTCAAGGTCAATTCGATTATTTGATTTGGCGATCGCTGCGTCGGCCCTTACCGCTAGAAGAATTATTAGGCGATTGGTTACAGCTACTCTCTCCTAAGCGTGTGACTCACTCACCCATTAAGATTGGAAGCCAACTTGCTACCTTGATGGAGTATCTGCGCAAGTACCGCTGTTTGTTGGTCTTGGATAACCTAGAAACGATTCTACGCAGTGGCGATTTTGCAGGACATTATCACGAAGGATATAAAAGCTATGGGGAATTATTGCAACGATTGAGCCAAGAAACTCACCAAAGCTGTCTACTTTTGACTAGTCGCGAACAAACACGAGAAATTGCTTTATTAGATGGTAGCAATCAACCTGTGCGATCGCTCAAACTTGAAGGGCTCAAAGAAGCAGCACGAGAAATTTTGCAGGCCAAAGACCTATCAGGTGAAGGACAATGGACTACTTTAATTCAAATCTATCGCGGCAATCCTCTCGTCTTAAAAATGGTTTCTACGACCATTAAAGAAATTTTTGATGGCAGTGTGACAGACTTTTTGAAGCAGCGCATGACTCTGATTACTGGAGATATTAACGATTTTATTGAGCAGCAAGTCAACCGTTTATCTCCTTTAGAACATGAAATTCTATATCAGGTTGCGAAAGTCAAAGAACCTGTCATGCTGGCTAAGTTGCAAGAGAGTTTACAACCTGTTTTGCCGTCCGATTTATTACGAGCTTTAGAATCTTTAGTGAGGCGATCGCTGATTGAAAAAAGCGTCGCTGGTTTTACTTTGCAGCCCGTTGTGATGGAATATGTCACGAATCAACTGGAACAACTAAAGCAGCTAGAGGATTGAGTGTGAGCTACTGTATCAATCCGAAATGCCTAGTACGCCAAAATCCCAATGATATTGCCGCTTGTCTTGCCTGTGGCACCCCTCTGCTGATCCAGCAACGCTACCGCTTAGTTCAACCGTTGCGGGAACTGGATGAACTGGGACAGACTGAAGTCTTTCTAACTGAGGATCAAGGGATGCTGAAAGTCCTGAAAGTCCTGAAAACTCCTAAATTACTCAAGCTATTTGAGCGAGAAGCAAAAACGCTGCAACAGTTGCAACATTCAGGCATTCCGCGAGTAGAACCTGATGGTTTCTTCAGCCTTTCAATCCACCCTGTTACTTATAAACATTCTCTAATGCTGCACTGTTTGGTGATGCAAAAGATTGAGGGGCAAAATCTAGAGCAGTGGTTAGAGCAACAGGGCCCTATTTCAGAGGCGATCGCTTGGCAATGGCTGAAGCAACTAGTGGAGATTTTGGATGTTGTGCATCAGCATGAGTTGTTTCATCGAGATATCAAGTTATCTAACATCATGCTCCAGCCAGGAAGTCAACTCGCTTTAATCGACTTTGGCACAGCTAGAGAAGTGACCAATACCTATCTCGCTAAAGTCGGCAGTGGTCGAGAAGTCACAGGAATTGTTTCGCCAGGCTACACCCCTTTAGAACAGGTGAATGGCAAAGCGGTTCCTCAATCAGATTTTTACGCTTTGGGTCGTTCCTTCGTCTATCTGTTGACTGGCAAACATCCGATCGACCTACTAGAAGATCCGCAAACAGGAGCCCTGAATTGGCGCGATGCCGCCTCCCAAGTTTCAGCTAGACTTGCAGATTTAATTGATGACTTAATGGCTCCTTTTCCTGGACAACGCCCCCTGAATACTCAGGAAATTTTGCAACGCTTAGCTCCTGACTTTCCATCTCCGCAGAAACCGCCGTCTCTGGCGAGTCCGCGCCTGCGATGGTTAATCATCCTCAATCTATGCCTGTTTCTACTCCAGCTGATTACAGGCTTCTTGTGGTTACAGGCCAAGCAACAGCAAAACTGGGACACCTATCGCGATCGTGACCTGCCTCTACCCGCCCAAGTTCAATAGCTCTTGGCCAACAATCGCCGGGTCTCTTTGGCTGCTGCTTGCATCGTAGCGGCTGCACTCGATTGTCCGGTTAGGGCTGCACTGAGATGACGCTGGAGAATTTGAGAAGCTTGGTCATACTGCGGGATGGATGGACGCAAAACCGGATGCTCTAGGACTTGGAGCAAACTGGGAAAGTGAGGATATTTTTGGGCGATCGCAGGATCTATAAAGAGATCGCGACGGGTAGGTAAATATCCAGACTGAAGCACAAAGCGACGCTGTGACTCCGCACTGGTGAAAAATTGAATCGCTCGCCAAGCTGCTTCGGGGTGTTTAGCATTTCTCGCAATCCCAAGCCCCCACCCTCCTTTACAAGCTGCACTACGATAGCCTGGGGCATGCACCATCGGTTTAATGCCAACTTTTCCTTGAAGCGTTTTCATCGCCTCAACTCTCGGCCAGATATAAGGCCAGTTACGTAAGAAAGCTACCTCGCCTTGCTGAAACTTCTCGAAGGATTCTTCTTCGTCGTAGGTTGTAGTTTCAGCGGGAGAGATGCCCAGTTGCAACGTATCTCGGAGAAATTCCACAGCCTGGATGGCTGGAGCTTGATCGAGTCCAACTTCCCCAATTTCCGGGTTGATCCAGAACCCACCATATCCAGCCAGGACTTCCGCAAACATCGCTACCAACCCTTCATACTGTTGCCCCTGCCAAACGTAGCCCCAGCGAACCTGTTGCTGTTGCTGTAACTGTTGGGAAACCTGCACTAGCTCTGCAAATGTTGATGGGGCTAACTCGCCTATCTGCTGTAGTAAATCCTTGCGATAGTAGAGCATACCGACATCGGTGCGGAAGGGGATGCGATATAGCGCTCCTTGGTAACGTCCTGCCTCAATGTCATCGATTAAAAATGGAGCTAAGTCATTGGACGAAACGTGATCTGAGAGATTGCTGAGCCAACCTGCGGCGGCAAACTTTGGAGTCCAGATGATATCGAGATAGATCAAGTCGTAGATCGAGCTGCCTGTTTGTAGAGCAGAAGTATAGATGGCTTCCACTTCATTGGTAGTGTAAGCTCCTTCCACCAGTTGGATTTGAATATCGGGATTCTGTGCTTGAAAATCTTGAATCAGCCTTGACCAATGCTGGCTTTCAGGAGCAGGAACTACAAATGTCAGCGTAATAGGTGCCTTTGGCCAAGTGAACCAAAGTAGCAACAAAATAACAAGTTGCACCCCAGCTACTACTCCCAAAAATTGCGGCTTGTGCAACTGCTCGAATAACTTTGATAGTTTTTTCAGAAACTGGGGAATGGCTTTCATGAGCAGTAGGAGCAACCCATCACTTGAGAACAGTATGAATAAAATTTAGCTACTGCTGGAGTGGAGGAGCGATCGCCGTTACAAAATCAGACCTGGAACAGCTCCCTAACCCAGGATAGCAGGCAATAACCTTTGTCCACCCTTCTAGGTCCTGATCAGCAATTCTTCTAAGCAAAGGATGAGCGGGTGCAAGCGGCTTTAACCCAAGCAGTGCAATGGGCTCAGAATGAAGATTGCCCTAGCCCACATTAACTTTCCTCTCATCCTAGTTGCCAAGAATGAGAAGCGCTCCCAACGGTTTCAAGTGATGATGCAAGTGGGATATCGAGTCATAAAAGCAAGAAACGGCCAAGAATGCTTAGCCCTTTATTCCCAGAGCCAACCGGATTTAGTCTTGCTCGATGTCATCCTTCCCTAGCTGGAAAGCTTTACCTGTTGTGCCGAGCTAAAAACCCACAGTTTTGAACAAAATGCTCTGACCCAAATGAGCCGTGCAGGGATACCGCTACAAGTCATTCAGGAGATATCGGGGCATCGTAGCTTGCAAGCGCTTCAGTGGTATCTAGAGGTGTCGGAGCTGCAACTGGAGGGGGCGATCGCGGCATTGAGGTTTTAAGAAGCGATCGGTAGCTCGTCGATAGTTGGTTTTGGAATGATATAGAGAAAGATTCGCTCTATTATCCAAAGTTAGATCAATAACCGAATTTTTCAGTCTAATCTCCTAGCTAGACCGCTATCCTTTAGTGGCAGTTATGTCCACTTTTGAG
Coding sequences within:
- a CDS encoding ABC transporter substrate-binding protein, translating into MKAIPQFLKKLSKLFEQLHKPQFLGVVAGVQLVILLLLWFTWPKAPITLTFVVPAPESQHWSRLIQDFQAQNPDIQIQLVEGAYTTNEVEAIYTSALQTGSSIYDLIYLDIIWTPKFAAAGWLSNLSDHVSSNDLAPFLIDDIEAGRYQGALYRIPFRTDVGMLYYRKDLLQQIGELAPSTFAELVQVSQQLQQQQQVRWGYVWQGQQYEGLVAMFAEVLAGYGGFWINPEIGEVGLDQAPAIQAVEFLRDTLQLGISPAETTTYDEEESFEKFQQGEVAFLRNWPYIWPRVEAMKTLQGKVGIKPMVHAPGYRSAACKGGWGLGIARNAKHPEAAWRAIQFFTSAESQRRFVLQSGYLPTRRDLFIDPAIAQKYPHFPSLLQVLEHPVLRPSIPQYDQASQILQRHLSAALTGQSSAAATMQAAAKETRRLLAKSY
- a CDS encoding NB-ARC domain-containing protein; protein product: MVLIPDPFDQAVTTWNLDKLYPDLATAKREIAPHKKLGLTEVEKLHLRGLLCGYSPAEIATQLVKTAKTVEVDLCNTLYRYVEALTGRATNTVESWREITTWLEAAGYKTSTLEGEVQPTSSWGEAPDISVFYGRQEELATLEQWIVGDRCRIVTLLGMGGIGKTSLAAKLAHQIQGQFDYLIWRSLRRPLPLEELLGDWLQLLSPKRVTHSPIKIGSQLATLMEYLRKYRCLLVLDNLETILRSGDFAGHYHEGYKSYGELLQRLSQETHQSCLLLTSREQTREIALLDGSNQPVRSLKLEGLKEAAREILQAKDLSGEGQWTTLIQIYRGNPLVLKMVSTTIKEIFDGSVTDFLKQRMTLITGDINDFIEQQVNRLSPLEHEILYQVAKVKEPVMLAKLQESLQPVLPSDLLRALESLVRRSLIEKSVAGFTLQPVVMEYVTNQLEQLKQLED
- a CDS encoding tyrosine-type recombinase/integrase, coding for MESFTCCAELKTHSFEQNALTQMSRAGIPLQVIQEISGHRSLQALQWYLEVSELQLEGAIAALRF
- a CDS encoding YgcG family protein; amino-acid sequence: MTFTVTRFQSTIGLSLATVAIVSIPTVSLAVSVEQVPNPRQVNGGWVTDTANILSPATEANLNQKISELEAKNGSEIAVVTVPDTAPSATPKQFATKLFNYWGIGKAAHNNGVLFLISLGDRRVEIETGYGIEEHLPDAQVGQIIDQQIVPRLKQGDFDGGTLAGIQAVTQDLAPVIYSVSSSSPTANTSLNTTAVQTSAMNTAVSPSSVDEVSSNSATEVSDFTRDLFNFLGWGGFLLFAALCVAALIRNHDDDDSNSGGGGNKRSKQRPIWSFTSSSHSGGYSGGGFGGCSGGSSSSGGGGGFGGGSSGGGGAGGGF
- a CDS encoding serine/threonine-protein kinase, whose amino-acid sequence is MSYCINPKCLVRQNPNDIAACLACGTPLLIQQRYRLVQPLRELDELGQTEVFLTEDQGMLKVLKVLKTPKLLKLFEREAKTLQQLQHSGIPRVEPDGFFSLSIHPVTYKHSLMLHCLVMQKIEGQNLEQWLEQQGPISEAIAWQWLKQLVEILDVVHQHELFHRDIKLSNIMLQPGSQLALIDFGTAREVTNTYLAKVGSGREVTGIVSPGYTPLEQVNGKAVPQSDFYALGRSFVYLLTGKHPIDLLEDPQTGALNWRDAASQVSARLADLIDDLMAPFPGQRPLNTQEILQRLAPDFPSPQKPPSLASPRLRWLIILNLCLFLLQLITGFLWLQAKQQQNWDTYRDRDLPLPAQVQ